The genomic region TGGAAGTCAAATATTTACTTATGGAGCTTTAGCTAGTTTAATAGCAGGTAGTGCTACTGCCCTTGGAGCCATACCTATATTTTTTATGAAAAAACAAATGACAGAAAAACAATTGGATATGGCTTTGGGGTTTGCAGCCGGAGTAATGCTTGCTGCTACAATGTTTTCATTAATTGTTCCAGCAATTGACCTTGGTGGTATTACTATAACAGTCATTGGTATTATTGTAGGTGCTGTTATTTTAGAATTAATGGATACTTTTGCACCACATGAACATTTTTTAAAAGGTCATGAAGGTCCGAACATGGCAGTTGTAAAAAAAGTATGGTTATTTGTTATAGCTATTACTTTACATAATTTTCCAGAAGGTATGGCTGTTGGCGTAAGTTTTGGTGGTGGTACAACAGAAATGATTAAAAATGGTATTATTGTAGCAACAGCTATTGGAATACAAAATATTCCAGAAGGAACAGCTACTGCAGTTTCATTTTTAAAGGCCGGTTATTCTAAAAAACAAGCTTTTTGGTATTCTGCATTTTCTGGATGGGTTGAACCTATAGGTGGAGTTATTGGTGCAGGATTTATTGTTTTAATGAGACCAGCTTTGCCTTTCTTTCTTGCGTTAGCTGCAGGAGCTATGTTATATGTAATTAGTGATGAAATTATTCCAGAAACACATTCACACGGTTATGAAAGAGCTGCAACATTCTCTTTAATTACTGGATTTTTGGTAATGATGATTCTTGATAATGCACTTGGATGATACGGTGATTATAAATGGTGTATCTCTGGTTAATAATTAGAATTACATTATTAGGTTATGAAAGAATTGCTGGAAAGAAAATAACAACCCATGAAGATGAAATTCTATCTTCATGGGCATTTTTCTTTTTCTCTTTTTTAGCTTTTTTCCCATTTTTTAATCACATAAGTTTTATTTCATTAAAATCCGCTATCTTTAGTGGAACTATATATGCATTTTCATTCTTTTTATATGTTTACGCACTTGCAAATGAAGATGCTTCTGTAATCGCTCCTTTATACAATATGAACGTTATTTTTTTGATAATCACTACTGCTATTTTTTTAAATGAAAAAATTACTATTACTAAAATTTTGGGTAGTTTGTTAATGTTATATGGCGTTTCATTTTTAAAGAAAGATAATAATTTAAAGGAGTCATATAAAAATATTTTAAAAAGCAAAGGTGCTGTGGCAATGTTAATTTCTTCTGGATTAATGGCAATAGGTAGGACTATAGATGGATATTTCATAAGAAATATTGATTCATTAAGCTATTCGATTTCGATATATTTAATAGTTAGTATATACTTTTTTATAGTTACTATGATAAAATATAAATCAATAAAACCTCATATAAAAATTATTAAAAACAAAATTTCTCCTTTGATAAGTGGAGGAATTTCTAATGCTTATTCATATATTGCATTGTTAAATATGTTTAAGTATATTGATGTTAGTATAGCAGAACCTGTTTCTATGAGCTCTGCGCTTATTACTGCATTTTTTGCAAAATTTATTTTTAAAGAAAAAGTCGCTATTAGAATTTTAGGAACAATATTATTAATCTTAGGAGCTTTTATTATATATTTATAAAAAATTTTAAGGAGTTAATATGGCTAAAGAAGATTATAAAATTAAAAGGCTTGGTCAGGTTTTTACACCAGAAAATATCGCACAAAAAATGATTAAATTAATAAAAAGAGGAAACAGAATATTAGAGCCATCCTGTGGGGATGGTATTTTTATTCGTTTACTCAAAAATAAAGATATTATTGGCATAGAAAAAGATTTAGAAATAACTAATTGTCTAAAAATGGATTTTTTTGATTATCCTGTTTCAGAAAAATTTGATACTATAATTGGAAATCCACCATATGTTGCTTTTAAAGATATTTTAAAAGATACAAAGAAAAAACTACCTATGGAAATTTTTGATAAAAGAGCTAATTTATTCTTATTCTTTATATATAAATCATTTTTACATTTGTCAAAAAACGGTGAAATTATATTTATTACCCCAAGGGATTTTTTTAGTCTAACCTCTGCTATAAAATTAAATAATTTATTATTTGAAAATGGAACTATTACTGATGTAATTGAGTTTGGTGATGAAAGAGTTTTTGGTTATGAATTCTCACCTAATGTTATTATATGGAGATACGAAAAAAATAATTTTGATAGAAAAGTAAATTATAATGGTGAAATACGATATTTTTATAATGTTGAAGGTCATTTCTTGTTTTTAAAAAATAATGATTATACTTTAAAACTTAAAGATATAGCATATGTAAAGGTTGGTGGAGCCAGCGGAGCAGATAAGATATTTACTCATGAAAGCGGTAATATAGATGTTGTTTGTTCATATACAAAAAGAACAGGAAAAACAAAAAAAATGATATACAATATGGTTAATGATCACTTATTAAAAAATAAGAAAAAATTAATTAAAAGAAAGATTAGAAAATTTAACGAGGAAAACTGGTATAAATGGGGTAGAGATTTTTATATTTCTGATAAACCAAGAGTTTATGTAAATACAAGAACCAGAGATACTAAACCTTTTTTTCTTCATAATTCTATATATTATGATGGTAGTATATTGGGGATTTTTCCTAAAAAAAATATTGATATTATGGAATTTAAAGATATGCTAAATATTGTAGATTGGGAAGATTTGGGGTTTGTTTGTGATGGAAGATATATTTTTAATCAAAGAAAATTAGAAAATACATTATTACCCAGCTCTTTTGAAATATTTAAATAATATTATTATTTTATTTTGATTTCATATTTAAATGTGTTATAATTAGTATAACGAATTAAAATTCAGGAGGGGTTAAAATGGAATATAGAAGACTTGGAAAAGCTGGTATTAAAGTGAGTGAATTGTCTTTAGGTTCTTGGCTTACATTTGGAAATCAACTGGATGTTGCAAATGTAAAAGCTTGTATGAGAGAAGCTTTTAATCATGGAGTTAACTTTTTTGATAATGCAGAAGCATATGCAAATGGATTATCTGAATCATTGATGGGTTTAGCTTTAAAAGAATATAGAAGAACAGATTTAGTTATTTCCACAAAAATTTTCTGGGGTGGTAACGGCCCAAATGATAGAGGTTTATCCAGAAAACATATTTTAGAAGGAACTTGGGAATCACTAAAAAGATTGCAACTTGATTATGTAGATTTGATTTTCTGTCATAGACCAGATCCAGAAACACCAATTGAAGAAACTGTTTTAGCAATGGATTATGTTATAAGAAATGGCTTAGCGATGTATTGGGGTACTTCTGAATGGAGCGCTGAACAAATAGAAGCTGCTCATAAAGCTGCAAAAGAATTAAATTGTATTCCACCTACCATGGAACAACCACAATATAATATGTTCGTAAGAGAAAAAGTAGAAAAGGAGTTTAAACCATTATACGAAAAATATGGTCTTGGTTTAACTACCTGGAGTCCTTTAGCAAGCGGTTTATTAACAGGAAAATATAATAATGGTATTCCAGAAGATAGTAGGTTGGCTAAATTTAAGAGTTTAGCTGAACGTATGAAAGAAAATGGTTTATTGTCAGATGAAAATATTGAAAAAGTTAAAAAATTAAGTAATATCGCTAAAGATTTAGGTGCATCAATGCCGCAACTCGCTTTAGCCTGGTTATTAAAAAATCCTAATGTTTCTACAGTTATTACTGGTGCAAGTAGAGTAGAACAAGTTAAAGAAAACATGAAAGCTGTTGAAGTAAAAGAAAAATTAACAGAGGATATAATGCAAGAAATTGAAAAAATATTAAATAATAAGCCAGAATAATAAAAGGAGAGCTCGCGCTCTCCTTTTATTTATTATTATCTTCCAATTAAAATCATATATTTGACTTGTAATATGTATATATTATGATAAAATAATATGGATACTAATAAAAATGGAGGATAATATGAATTATATTTTGCAAATGAAAAAGAATATTACTAGAGAATATATATACTCTTTTTTGAATAATTTTAATTTGTTAAGTACTGTTTGGATGTTATATTTAGCGTATAAGGGCATGAGTTTAACTCAAATTGGATTGCTCGAAGGATTATTTCATGTAACTTCATTTTTAATGGAAATACCTACTGGATCTGTTGCAGATATTTTTGGAAGAAAAACTAGTAGAGTTTTAGGAAGAGTTTTTTGGGTTATATCTAGTATTACAATGTTATATGGAAATAACTTTTTCCATTTTGCATTAGCAATGGCTTTAATGGCATTATCATATAATTTAGAATCTGGAGCAGGACAAGCTTTAATATATGATTCTTTAAAAGAATTAAATAAAGATAATGAATATATGAAAATCGCTGGTAGAATTGAACTTTTAACTCAAATTGGTATGATTAGTGGATACTTATTAGGCGGTTATATTGCCAAAATTAAATATGAATATGTTTTTATATATGCTTCACTATTAGGATTAATTACAATAATACATTCTCTTACTTTTAAAGAACCAAAAATAATAGAAAAGAAAGAAAAAACTACATTTAAAGATGTTTTTGTTAATGCCTATAATAGTTTCATATTATTAAAAGATAAAAAGGATGTATTATATTTAATTTTTTTCTCTGAAGGTATGTTAGTTGTTGGAACTTTATTTTTCTTTTACTTACAAAATTATTTTTTATCACTTGGAATAAATCAATTTCAAATTGGTATAATAATGGCTTTATCAGGGATTTTTAGTGCTATAATGTCATTTTTTACTCACAAGATTGAAAAGAAATTTGGCTTAAAAAACTTATTAATCTTTATTCCTATTGCCTATTCATTATTATCATTTGGATTAATATCAAATATTCCATATATTTTTAATATACTATTAGGAGGTTTAAATGGAATATTATATATTGTATACATTGATTATGTAAATAAAAGAATACCCAGTGAAAAAAGAGCCACAATATTATCTATGTGTTCTATGGTATATAGCTTATATATGATTATATTTTTTCCAATTTTTGGAAGAATTGCGGATATTTATTCTTTTAATATTTCATTTATTTCTGTATCTATAATTCTGTTTATATTAAGCATTATAAACGGTATTATTTTAATTAAAAAATAATATATATATAATGGCTGCAATGCGGCCATTTTTTTTTGCAATTTTTCTAAGGAAACTCTAAGCAAACACTAAGTTTTCTTTAAGGATTATAAGTTATTATACTAGTGTCGAAAGACAAAAACAATAAAAAAACAAAAAATACTGTGGAGGTGTTATTATGAAAAAATTTTTAACTGTATTATTAGTCGGTGGTTTGATGGCAGGTTCTATTTTCGCTTTTAACGCTAATGCTCCTAGAGTAAATCAAGATCCTAATGCTGCCCCTATTTATCAAAATTATCAAGGTACGCGTGGTGGATATATGTTCAATGAAGAAAATATGATTACAGTTACTGGCACCATTGATTCTATTGAAGAAAATAAAGATTTCCCTGGTATGTTGGAAATTAAAATCAAAACAGATAATGGTGACTTTGTAGAAATTCATGCAAATTCTTATTTCGCAAAAGATTTAGAAGTAGGTAAAAATATTGAAGTAAAAGGTTGGGAAATAGAATTCAATAATGAAAAAATATTTAGACCTGTTGAGTCCAAAGTTGATGGTAAAGATGTTGTTTTAAATGGTTTTAGAGGCGCTGCCAGGGGTATGGGAGTAAATACTCAATTACCAGGTTACACACCAAAGGCTCCAGTTGCAAATCAAGGATTTAGAGGAAGAAATATGAATCAAGCTCCAAGAGGGAGATACATGAATCAAGTTCCAAATGGAAATTATAATTTTGGACCAAGAGGAAATTACCAAATGCAAAATAATTGTTATGGACCACAAACTCCAAATGGAAACTTTGCTCCTAGAGGTAACTTCCAAATGCCAGGATATCAAGGACAACAACAATATCCAAATCAACAACCTATGCCAAGAGGTAGATGGTAATCCATATATTATATAAAGCGAGGCTCTTGCCTCGCTTCAGACTGTTGACAAAATAAAATATGAAAAAATAATATGAGAGAATCCTTGAAAATTCCCGAAAAAATGTGAATGGAGCCATGTATATCATTGTAATTCAAAAATAAAATGAATGAAAACTCGAAGATTGCCTGAAAAAATTATGAATAATGGTTTCCAAAATCACAGGGATGTGATTTTGAGTGAAGCCGAGCATGGATGCGAGTCTGAACGGAAACCGAGAATGATTAATTTTTTCAGATCAGCAATCAAGCGTTTGAATGAGTTTTATTTTGATTACAACTTTGAGGATTTAGAATTTTCACCTGGTGAAGAACATTATTTTATAATTTTCTTCATTTTTTCAGAAATCAATCAAATTTATTCATATATAATTCTATAATTCTCACCTATACCAAATGCTGTTAATTTCCCACCATATACACAACCTGTATCTATATCTATACTAATAATATTATTATTTTCATCCTTATGAAAATATACATCATACTCTCCAGTTATATAAAATGTTGGAGTATGACCATGAATTACTATATAATCTTCATATCTTTCATTTTGCATATAAAAGTCATTTCTTATCCATAATAAATCTCTTTCACTTTGTTCTTCTAATTTTACTCCATACTTAACTCCACCATGAACAAATAAATATTTCTGGCCATTTATTTTTTCTATATGATATAAATTCAATGATTTTATAAAATCCATATATTTATTTTCTATATTATTTTCAAAACTTTTTAAAGTGTATGCGGCACCATTTCTAAACCATACACCTTCAGCATAAATGCCTCTTTTTTCTATATAATCAATCATCATATCTTCATGATTTCCTTTTAAAAATATAGCTCTATTTTTTAGTTTGAATAGTAAATCGAGGACCTGTTTAGATTCCGGTCCTCGATCAATATAATCTCCCAGGAAAATGATTTTATCATTTTCTGGTATTTTTCGTATTAATTTTAATAACTTTTCATACATTCCATGAATATCTGAAATTGCCCAAATCATTTTAAAAAATTGCTTTCATTATCAAAATCCAAATTGATGAAACTATAATACCATATAAAGGAGAAAACACCCATTCTTTAGATTTTTCTTTAACTATAAAAAATCTGTATAATAATCCTGCTAATATTGTAACCAATACCCATTCAATTTTGAATTTACTAATAAAAATATATATAGCCAATCTTTCTGACGCACCTGCTGTATCTTTTATTTGTTGATCAATTATATTATATGTTCTTTCAATAAATGAGCCAAAACTTGTTGCAAACATCATACCTATAATATAATAGATAAATTCATTTGATATATATGAATTAGTATAAGCTTTATAAAATACTAAATTTATAATTAGAGCTATTGCTAAGTATAGTAATTCTTTTTTAAATGTTGTACCCTTTGTTCTATAAATATCAATAAAAACGTGATAAGATGCTAACACCAAAAAAGCTATTATACCTAATGGTGTTTTTAATGAATCAAATGTAAAGGCTAATATTGCTAAAACACTCCATACAATATGTGTTATCAAATTATTTCTTACTTTTAATTTATCAGAATATACATTAGAAAATGCATGATCTGCAACAAAATGGGATAAAAATCCATGTAAAGGTATCATTATTTCACCTGCTTTTTAGCCACCATATTTTCTACAAAGTATTGATGGACTGAAGGATCATCTTCTATTTCTGGATGAAATGACGCAGCTAATATATTGTTTTCTCTTACTAAAACGGGTGCGTCTTTAAATTCTATTAATTTTTCAACACCATTACCATATTTTACTATTTTTGGTGCCCTTATGAACGTAACTTTTATCTCATTTC from Marinitoga aeolica harbors:
- a CDS encoding ZIP family metal transporter: MELTGSQIFTYGALASLIAGSATALGAIPIFFMKKQMTEKQLDMALGFAAGVMLAATMFSLIVPAIDLGGITITVIGIIVGAVILELMDTFAPHEHFLKGHEGPNMAVVKKVWLFVIAITLHNFPEGMAVGVSFGGGTTEMIKNGIIVATAIGIQNIPEGTATAVSFLKAGYSKKQAFWYSAFSGWVEPIGGVIGAGFIVLMRPALPFFLALAAGAMLYVISDEIIPETHSHGYERAATFSLITGFLVMMILDNALG
- a CDS encoding EamA family transporter; translated protein: MVYLWLIIRITLLGYERIAGKKITTHEDEILSSWAFFFFSFLAFFPFFNHISFISLKSAIFSGTIYAFSFFLYVYALANEDASVIAPLYNMNVIFLIITTAIFLNEKITITKILGSLLMLYGVSFLKKDNNLKESYKNILKSKGAVAMLISSGLMAIGRTIDGYFIRNIDSLSYSISIYLIVSIYFFIVTMIKYKSIKPHIKIIKNKISPLISGGISNAYSYIALLNMFKYIDVSIAEPVSMSSALITAFFAKFIFKEKVAIRILGTILLILGAFIIYL
- a CDS encoding class I SAM-dependent methyltransferase, yielding MAKEDYKIKRLGQVFTPENIAQKMIKLIKRGNRILEPSCGDGIFIRLLKNKDIIGIEKDLEITNCLKMDFFDYPVSEKFDTIIGNPPYVAFKDILKDTKKKLPMEIFDKRANLFLFFIYKSFLHLSKNGEIIFITPRDFFSLTSAIKLNNLLFENGTITDVIEFGDERVFGYEFSPNVIIWRYEKNNFDRKVNYNGEIRYFYNVEGHFLFLKNNDYTLKLKDIAYVKVGGASGADKIFTHESGNIDVVCSYTKRTGKTKKMIYNMVNDHLLKNKKKLIKRKIRKFNEENWYKWGRDFYISDKPRVYVNTRTRDTKPFFLHNSIYYDGSILGIFPKKNIDIMEFKDMLNIVDWEDLGFVCDGRYIFNQRKLENTLLPSSFEIFK
- a CDS encoding potassium channel beta subunit family protein; amino-acid sequence: MEYRRLGKAGIKVSELSLGSWLTFGNQLDVANVKACMREAFNHGVNFFDNAEAYANGLSESLMGLALKEYRRTDLVISTKIFWGGNGPNDRGLSRKHILEGTWESLKRLQLDYVDLIFCHRPDPETPIEETVLAMDYVIRNGLAMYWGTSEWSAEQIEAAHKAAKELNCIPPTMEQPQYNMFVREKVEKEFKPLYEKYGLGLTTWSPLASGLLTGKYNNGIPEDSRLAKFKSLAERMKENGLLSDENIEKVKKLSNIAKDLGASMPQLALAWLLKNPNVSTVITGASRVEQVKENMKAVEVKEKLTEDIMQEIEKILNNKPE
- a CDS encoding MFS transporter, producing MNYILQMKKNITREYIYSFLNNFNLLSTVWMLYLAYKGMSLTQIGLLEGLFHVTSFLMEIPTGSVADIFGRKTSRVLGRVFWVISSITMLYGNNFFHFALAMALMALSYNLESGAGQALIYDSLKELNKDNEYMKIAGRIELLTQIGMISGYLLGGYIAKIKYEYVFIYASLLGLITIIHSLTFKEPKIIEKKEKTTFKDVFVNAYNSFILLKDKKDVLYLIFFSEGMLVVGTLFFFYLQNYFLSLGINQFQIGIIMALSGIFSAIMSFFTHKIEKKFGLKNLLIFIPIAYSLLSFGLISNIPYIFNILLGGLNGILYIVYIDYVNKRIPSEKRATILSMCSMVYSLYMIIFFPIFGRIADIYSFNISFISVSIILFILSIINGIILIKK
- a CDS encoding metallophosphoesterase family protein, which codes for MIWAISDIHGMYEKLLKLIRKIPENDKIIFLGDYIDRGPESKQVLDLLFKLKNRAIFLKGNHEDMMIDYIEKRGIYAEGVWFRNGAAYTLKSFENNIENKYMDFIKSLNLYHIEKINGQKYLFVHGGVKYGVKLEEQSERDLLWIRNDFYMQNERYEDYIVIHGHTPTFYITGEYDVYFHKDENNNIISIDIDTGCVYGGKLTAFGIGENYRIIYE